Within the Pyramidobacter piscolens W5455 genome, the region TGGCGCTGTACGGAAAGTGCGCCGCCTACGCGCTGTCGCGCGGCATCATCATCGCCGACACCAAATTCGAGTTCGGCGTCGACGAGAACGGCCGCGTCGTGCTCGGCGACGAAATGCTCACGCCCGACAGCAGCCGTTTCTGGCCGCTGGCCGGCTACGAGCCGGGACACGCCCAGCCGTCGTTCGACAAGCAGTTCGCCCGCGACTGGTACAAAACCCATCCCGGCAACGACGGCACGCTGCCGCCCGACGTCGTCGCCAAGACGATCGGCAAGTACAAAGAAGCCTATAAGCTTCTTACCGGCAAAGAACTTTAAACGGCCGCAAAAATGTCGCTTTTGCCGCAAACGGCAGCAAAAAAATATCCGGCTTTCGCCCGCAGCGGGAGAAAGCCGGATATTTTTTATAGTTTACCATTCGTTTCGCTCGCGAACAAAATTCGGGGGATTCCATGAACTCAAAGCCTCGTAAATTTCACCCCGATGGCTTACAAAAGCCTCAGGCCAACGACGGTGATTTTTGTACGCTTTTGTTCCGTTTATGTTTATGACGACGCTCAAAAGACGCGCCGCGTCGTGGTAAGTATACAATATTACCTTGATGTTCTTCTTGATGAAAAAGCATTTTCGCTTTATAAAAGTTCAGTATGCTGCGGCATAAGCCGCGGCGATTTTCCGGTGAAACGGCGCCGGAAAAAAGATTGACCGCAATTTTTTGTGAGGAGGCTTTTTTCATGAAGAAGATTTCGTTGTCGCTGCTTGTGATCATGCTGCTGTGCCTCGCGCTCTCGGCGTGTTCGTTCGCCGCCGTGACCGGCGCCGAAGCGCCCAAGGGCGATCTGCCGCTGCTGGTGACCAACGCCGGCCAGGGCCCCGGGGGCAAGATGGGCCGTCTGCTGATCCGCCGCGCCAAGGCCGTGGACGACCTGACCTACAACGCCGAGCCCAAGCCCGAGGACCTGGTCGCCGGCGGCTTCAAAACCATGATCGTGGTGATCGGCTCGTCCGCCAAAGGGCTGGGCGCTTCCGGCATCACCATCGATCAGGAGATCGTCCGTCTCGACGCGATGATGGCCAAGGCCAAGGAGCTCGGCATCCAGGTCATCGCCGCCCACATCGAAGGCAAGGCCCGCCGCGGCAAGCCGGGCAGCGCCGACGAGCGTTCCATCGACGCCATCATCCCGCTGGCCGACCAGATCGTGGTCAACACGGAAGGCGACGCCGACGGCAAGTTCACGAACCTCGCCAAGGAAAAGAACATCCCCATCACCTATCTTGACAGCGCCATGGATCTTGGCGAATTCGTCAAGATGATGTACGCCAAGTAGAATTTCGCGGCACCAAAAGCTGAGCGCTGGATCCCGGCCTGTGAGAGAAAAGTTTCTGTTTCCCCCCGCGTCGCCGGTCGAGCGCTCTTTATTGTGACAGGAGGTTCGTAATGTACGCCGAAACTTCTATGGTTCTGGCGGTCATGGTGATCGTCTTCGCCCTGGCCAGCTGGAAGCTGAAATCGCCCGAGCTTTCCATGGTCGTCACGGCCATCGCCGGAGCTCTGGCGGGCGGGCTGGGATTCCCCGTCCGCCTCCTTGTGGAAGGCACGTTCACGTATTTCGACGTGGCCTTCACGTTCCTGACCGCTTCGATCTTCATCAACTTCTACTCCGAGACCGGCGCCATGGACGCGCTGGTGCGCAAGATGGTGGAGCGCTTTTACGGCTCCAAGTGGGTGCTCTTCTTCCTGCTGGCGATCATCATGCTGATCCCCGGCGCCCTTACCGGCGCGGGCAGCGTTTCCATGTTCGTGGTCGGCGGCATGGTGGCGACGGTGCTGCGCTTCATGGGCATCGGCGACAAGAAGATCGTCGCCTTCATCTACGTCACTTCGATGCTGGCCGCCGTGGCGCCGCCCATCAACCTGTGGGTGATGCTGATGTGCGCCCAGGCCAACATGCCCTACGTCGGCTTCGACGTGCCGCTGCTGGCGCCGATCGTTCTCATCACGATTTTTACGGTGTTCTATCTGCTGCGCGGCGGCAAGCCTGAGTCCAAGGAACAGATCTTGGCCGAGCTCCCCGAAGTTCCCGCAGGCATGAACTGGTTCCGCATCCTCGCGCCGCTGGCCGTCTTCATCGTGCTGCTGCTGCTTTCCAAGTACGCGGCCTTCAGCATCCCGACGCTGGGCATCCCGCTGATCTTCCTGATCAGTACGCTGGTGGCCATGCTGGTCTCGCCCAAAAGAAGCGGCTTCAGGCGTTGGTACGAAGTGCTCGCCAACACCTCGGAGCAGGTGTTCCCGCTGCTGGCGACGGTCATCAGCGTCGGCGTGCTGGTCAACATCATGACCGCCACGGGCGTGCGCGGCCTGATCGCGATCACGTTCGTGACGCTGCCGGTGGTGCTGATCTACGTCTTCGCGCCGTTCGTGCTGCCGCTTGCGCAGGGCTCGCTCAGTTACAGCAGCGGCATCATCCTCGGCACGCCGCTGATCTTCCTGTTCAACTCGGTGGGCGTCAACGTGACGATCATCGCCACGGCGCTGAGCCTGCTCTACCCGCTGGGCGACTGCCTGCCGCCCTCGCGCATCTCCGGCCGCGTCGCGGTCGACGTTTCGGGCTACAAGGGCAGCTACATGTCGTTCCTTGGGGCCATTCTCGTGCCCTGCATTTTCATGGCCGTCGTCGCCGTGCTCATGCTGATCTACGCCAACAAGCTGAGCTGGCTCATCGTTTACTAGGGAGGATGGTTGGACATGGACGAATTCATGCGCAACGCCAATGAGATCATCCACTACATCTACTTCGGCATGGCCGGCGTCTGCGGCCTCGTCCTGCTGAGGGGGCTGTTTTTCAGAAAAACGCGTCGCTCGATCGTTTACGACATCGTCTACGCGTACACGCTGATCCCCTTCATTCTGCGCGCGCTGCGCATCAAGTAGGAGGAACGGACAAATGGCCTTCAACTACGAAAAAGGCGCCGTCGCGCGCAAACTCGCGTTCCTCGCCGTCGCGGGCGTCATGGCCTGGCTGGGCGGCCGGGAATTTTTGGAGCTTCGCAACTACAAGGAGCAGGTGGTCGTCTCCGACTCGTTCACTGAGAAGAAGATGCTCTCCGACTGGTTCCCGCCGATCAAGGGCACGGGCGTGGACACTCCCGTGTACGTGTTCGACTCGGGCGTGCCCGGCAGCAGCATGTTCTACCTCGGCGGCACGCACCCCTACGAACCTGCCACGTCGATGTCGGCCTACGTAATGATGGAAAACATCAAGGTCAAAAAGGGCCGCGTGCTGATCGCGCCACACGCCAATTACAGCGCCTCCACCGTGGGCATGCTGGGCAACGCCTATCCTAAATTCTTCCACGTGGAAACCGATCACGGTCTGCGCCGCTACCGCATCGGCGACCGCAACACGGCGCCCGTCGACCAGTGGCCCGATCCGTTCACCTACGTGCACTATCCTTCGGGGCAGAACCTCGACTACACGGATTCGCGCAACCTCAACCGCACCTACCCGGGACGCCCCGACGGCAACCTCACCGAGCAGCTGACGTACGCGATCATGGAAGTCAACCGCAAGGAAAACATCACGCTGTTCGTCGATTCCCACGAAGCGTCGCTGATGTATCCCGTGGTCGCCACCTACGTGGCCCACGACCGTTCGCTGGACATGGCGATGATGGCTTCGATGGTGCTGACGGCTTCCGAGTTCCCGATGAAGTGCGAGGCTTCGCCCAAGAGCCTGCGCGGCCTGAGCCACCGCGACGCGGGCGACTTCTGCGACTCCTACGTGGTGCTGATGGAGACGCCGGAACCGTTCATCGACCGCGTCGCCGGCAAGATCACCGAGAAGCTGATGATGGACGGCAAGGACGAATTTTTGCAGACGGCGGCCGAGCACGGCCTGCTCTACTGCGACTACGACATCAAGGTCGGCTACCCGATGTGGGACCGCGTCGGCCGTCACCTTTCGGGCGCGCTCGAGATGATCAACCAGATGAACGATTTCCTGATCGACGAGCCTGAAAAGGAGCTGCTGGTGGAGTTCCCCCGCCATCCCGACCTGAAGGAAAAGGGGCTGGGCGCGTTCCTGCACGATCCGGCCACGGCCGATCCCAAGAAAGTGTTCCTCGATTAATCCGATTGGTTTTCCGGGCGGCCTCCGGCCGCCCTCGCACCGCCCTCTCCGGCTGCCGGAGAGAAAATAATTTTTCAGGAGGGATTCATTCATGAAACCGAACCGCAAAGTTCTCGTCGGCGCGCTGCTCGCCCTGTCGCTGACCGCCCAGGCGTCGTTCGCCTGCACCGTCATCGCCGTCGGCAAGAAGGCCAGCGTCGACGGCAGCGCCATGATCACGCACAACGACGACTCGCGCACGGCCAACTCGCGCCTGTACATCGTGCCCGAGGCCGACTGGCCCGAAGGATCGATGCGTCCGATCATCAAGGACCAGCACGGCTACCCGGGCGAGCAGCAGAAGCTCGACGAGACGCCTCAGGTCAAACACACGTTCCGTTACTTCTCTTCCCGTTACTCATTCATGAACGAGAAGGGCGTCGCCATGAGCGAAGCCACCAACGGCGTGGACGACACCGACGAGCGCGCGCTCAAGGTCAAGCAGGTCATGGAGAAGGACGCCGTCGGCTCTCTGGACGCCTGGAGCATTCAGGACATCGCCCTCGAGCGCGCCTCCACCGCCCGTGAAGCCGCCAAGATCATGGGCGAGCTGGTCGAGAAACACGGCTTCTACGACGCCGGCGAGACCATGCCCATCACCGACGGCAACGAAGTCTGGATCTTCGAAGTCTATGGCAACGGCATCTGGGCCGCCTGGCGCATGCCCGACGATCACATCTTCGTGGCCGCCAACCGCGCCCGCCTGCGCAACCTGAACCTCGACGACAAGGACAACGTCATGGCCTGCCCCGACATCGTCGACTTCGCCGTCAAGAACGGCTTCCTCGACGCCAAAAAAGTCGACCGCAAGAACTTCAGCCCCGCCGACGTGTACAACCCCAGCCACGAACTCTACGCCATCCGCCGCGAGTGGCGCGTGCTGTCGCTGATCGCGCCCAGCCAGACGTTCGATCCCAACGCCATGGAACTGCCCATGTCCGTCGTCCCCGACAAGAAGGTCAGCGTTCAGGACATCTTCGCCATCACCGGCGACTGGTACGAGGGCACGCCCTATGACCTCAGCAAGGGGCCCGCGGCCGGTCCCTGGGGCAACCCGATCCGCTTCGCCAATAGCAGCAAGACCAAGCCCGATTCGACGTGGGAGCGTTCCATCAACATGATGCGCACCTGCTACGTGCACATCGCCCAGGTCCGCGGCGACCTGCCCGAAGAGATCCGCGGCATCAGCTGGTTCGGCTACGGCGCTTCCGACACCACCTACATCACGCCGCTGTGGCCCATCATGAGGAAACTTCCCGACTTCTACAACACCGGCGACCGCTTCCATCCCTACGACAGCAAGTCCGGCTGGTGGGTCAACACCCGCGTCCAGGAGATCGCCGGCCTGCATTATCAGGACGCCCGCAAGGACATCCACGCCGCCCGCGACGAGAAACTTCAGCCGCTCTACGTGCTGACGCCCATGGTCCAGGACAAGGCCGCCGAGCTGATCAAGGCCGGCAAGCGCGACGAAGCCATTTCCTTGATCACCGACTTCGCCTACGCCAACGCCGTCGATTTCAACCAGCGCTGGCAGACCCTCGGCGACGTGCTGCTGGGCAAATACGCCCTCGGCTACGTCAATTTCAAGACCACGCCCTACCCACAGGAGTGGAACGACTTCATCGGCTACGGCCCGATCACACGCCCCGCCAAGTAACGAATCGTTTGCCGCACACAAAGGATCGCCCGGCCAAATCCACTGGCCGGGCAATCCTTTTTTGCGCTTTTGGGCGGGAGCCGCGTTTACCGAGGCGCTTTCGACAGGCCGAGAATGTACTGCGGATGCCCTGCCGGGCCCGGCGCTGCTCGTCGGCGACGCCGCCGTCGCGGGCAAGGCACGTGTACCTTCTCAAGGCCGGATGGGTGAGTTATAATGAACTAACTCATCGGTGCGGCAAGGAGGGACATGATGAATCTGAAACTTCGAGAGCTGGAAGGGACGGCGCTGATCACCGTCGTCGCCCGGGCGCGGGCTTCGCAGGATCCGCGCGAGGACTTCCGCGACCCGTGGGCGGAAGAGATCGTCCGCGGCCTGACGCCCGCACAGATCAAAAGCGTGGAGACGGGGCGCGTCAACGCGGGCATTTTGGTGCGCGAGCTGGTGTTCGACGCCGCCGTCGCAAAGATTTTAAAGGACAAGCCGCAGGGAGTGGTCGCCAATCTCGGCGCGGGGCTGGACAGCCGCCCGTTCCGCCTCAGCAATCTGGCCGCGCAGTGGTACGACTACGACCTGCCCGACGGCGTCGAAGCCCGCCGGGCGGTCTACGCCGAGGACGCGGCGCACCATTTTGTCGCCGCCGACGTGCTGCAGCCCGATT harbors:
- a CDS encoding DUF6305 family protein produces the protein MKKISLSLLVIMLLCLALSACSFAAVTGAEAPKGDLPLLVTNAGQGPGGKMGRLLIRRAKAVDDLTYNAEPKPEDLVAGGFKTMIVVIGSSAKGLGASGITIDQEIVRLDAMMAKAKELGIQVIAAHIEGKARRGKPGSADERSIDAIIPLADQIVVNTEGDADGKFTNLAKEKNIPITYLDSAMDLGEFVKMMYAK
- a CDS encoding citrate transporter, producing the protein MYAETSMVLAVMVIVFALASWKLKSPELSMVVTAIAGALAGGLGFPVRLLVEGTFTYFDVAFTFLTASIFINFYSETGAMDALVRKMVERFYGSKWVLFFLLAIIMLIPGALTGAGSVSMFVVGGMVATVLRFMGIGDKKIVAFIYVTSMLAAVAPPINLWVMLMCAQANMPYVGFDVPLLAPIVLITIFTVFYLLRGGKPESKEQILAELPEVPAGMNWFRILAPLAVFIVLLLLSKYAAFSIPTLGIPLIFLISTLVAMLVSPKRSGFRRWYEVLANTSEQVFPLLATVISVGVLVNIMTATGVRGLIAITFVTLPVVLIYVFAPFVLPLAQGSLSYSSGIILGTPLIFLFNSVGVNVTIIATALSLLYPLGDCLPPSRISGRVAVDVSGYKGSYMSFLGAILVPCIFMAVVAVLMLIYANKLSWLIVY
- a CDS encoding deacylase, which encodes MAFNYEKGAVARKLAFLAVAGVMAWLGGREFLELRNYKEQVVVSDSFTEKKMLSDWFPPIKGTGVDTPVYVFDSGVPGSSMFYLGGTHPYEPATSMSAYVMMENIKVKKGRVLIAPHANYSASTVGMLGNAYPKFFHVETDHGLRRYRIGDRNTAPVDQWPDPFTYVHYPSGQNLDYTDSRNLNRTYPGRPDGNLTEQLTYAIMEVNRKENITLFVDSHEASLMYPVVATYVAHDRSLDMAMMASMVLTASEFPMKCEASPKSLRGLSHRDAGDFCDSYVVLMETPEPFIDRVAGKITEKLMMDGKDEFLQTAAEHGLLYCDYDIKVGYPMWDRVGRHLSGALEMINQMNDFLIDEPEKELLVEFPRHPDLKEKGLGAFLHDPATADPKKVFLD
- a CDS encoding dipeptidase, producing the protein MKPNRKVLVGALLALSLTAQASFACTVIAVGKKASVDGSAMITHNDDSRTANSRLYIVPEADWPEGSMRPIIKDQHGYPGEQQKLDETPQVKHTFRYFSSRYSFMNEKGVAMSEATNGVDDTDERALKVKQVMEKDAVGSLDAWSIQDIALERASTAREAAKIMGELVEKHGFYDAGETMPITDGNEVWIFEVYGNGIWAAWRMPDDHIFVAANRARLRNLNLDDKDNVMACPDIVDFAVKNGFLDAKKVDRKNFSPADVYNPSHELYAIRREWRVLSLIAPSQTFDPNAMELPMSVVPDKKVSVQDIFAITGDWYEGTPYDLSKGPAAGPWGNPIRFANSSKTKPDSTWERSINMMRTCYVHIAQVRGDLPEEIRGISWFGYGASDTTYITPLWPIMRKLPDFYNTGDRFHPYDSKSGWWVNTRVQEIAGLHYQDARKDIHAARDEKLQPLYVLTPMVQDKAAELIKAGKRDEAISLITDFAYANAVDFNQRWQTLGDVLLGKYALGYVNFKTTPYPQEWNDFIGYGPITRPAK
- a CDS encoding class I SAM-dependent methyltransferase → MNLKLRELEGTALITVVARARASQDPREDFRDPWAEEIVRGLTPAQIKSVETGRVNAGILVRELVFDAAVAKILKDKPQGVVANLGAGLDSRPFRLSNLAAQWYDYDLPDGVEARRAVYAEDAAHHFVAADVLQPDFVGLLPPRVDLFYACGVFMYFKAEALNAMFARLARHSPGAAVLFDTSTPFFARHAHRIVRGIKAGLFGGWGFRYDARPEQVEALFPALGDVEVGNYGDSGLLSRLRGSMKLFFRLLRPVFTDSLFVTARLGERGV